A window of the Mannheimia granulomatis genome harbors these coding sequences:
- a CDS encoding YbaK/prolyl-tRNA synthetase associated domain-containing protein, protein MSEKTFQTLSALLDSHQARYRVVEHSSAGKSEEVAKIRGTELGQGAKALVCKVKGNGVKQAVLAILPADYQADLSKVAEHLGGLRASLASPAEVTELTDCVFGAIPPFSFHTDLMLVADPSLLERYDELAFNAGTLERSIILSTEDYKSIVNPTLVKFAKS, encoded by the coding sequence ATGTCAGAAAAAACGTTTCAAACCCTATCTGCATTATTAGATTCACATCAAGCTCGCTACCGAGTGGTTGAGCATTCTTCTGCCGGTAAGTCGGAAGAAGTGGCAAAAATTCGAGGAACAGAACTCGGGCAAGGTGCAAAAGCGTTAGTTTGTAAAGTGAAAGGTAATGGTGTGAAACAAGCCGTACTTGCTATATTACCAGCAGATTACCAAGCAGATTTAAGCAAAGTGGCTGAACATCTTGGCGGGCTTAGAGCCTCACTGGCAAGCCCGGCAGAAGTAACAGAATTGACAGACTGTGTATTTGGCGCTATTCCACCTTTTAGTTTTCATACAGACTTAATGTTAGTTGCGGATCCTAGCTTGTTGGAACGTTATGATGAGCTTGCATTTAATGCCGGCACTTTGGAACGTTCGATTATCTTGAGTACCGAAGACTATAAAAGCATTGTTAATCCCACATTAGTGAAATTTGCGAAATCTTAA
- the murQ gene encoding N-acetylmuramic acid 6-phosphate etherase — MSEKNLLNALGQMITEQRNPNSMKIDELSALEILQVINNEDKQVPLAVEKCLPQIALVVEKIVTAFQQGGRLIYIGAGTSGRLGVLDASECPPTYGVKPEMVVGLIAGGERALRFPIEGAEDNREQGKADLQAVNFCEKDVLVGIAASGRTPYVLGAIEYANSLGATTVSVASNPNSAMAQMADIAIDTVVGAEVLTGSSRMKSGTAQKLVLNMLTTASMILIGKCYQNLMVDVQATNEKLKARAIRIVMQATECEQEVAESTLKLAENNAKLAIMMILGNLDKQEAERLLAQNQGRLQKALAV; from the coding sequence ATGAGCGAAAAAAATTTACTGAACGCCCTAGGGCAGATGATTACCGAGCAGCGTAACCCGAATTCAATGAAAATTGATGAGCTTTCAGCATTAGAGATTTTGCAGGTTATCAATAATGAAGATAAGCAAGTGCCGCTTGCAGTGGAAAAATGTTTGCCACAAATTGCCTTGGTGGTAGAAAAAATTGTAACCGCCTTTCAGCAAGGTGGGCGATTGATTTATATCGGTGCAGGGACAAGCGGTCGCCTAGGTGTGTTAGATGCTTCAGAATGTCCGCCCACTTATGGCGTAAAACCTGAAATGGTGGTGGGGTTAATTGCCGGTGGTGAGAGAGCTTTACGCTTCCCGATTGAAGGGGCGGAAGATAACCGCGAGCAAGGTAAAGCCGATTTACAAGCGGTCAATTTTTGTGAAAAAGATGTATTAGTCGGTATTGCAGCAAGTGGTAGAACCCCTTATGTACTTGGGGCTATAGAGTATGCTAATAGCCTTGGGGCGACTACCGTTTCGGTTGCCAGCAACCCGAATTCGGCTATGGCACAAATGGCTGATATTGCAATCGATACTGTTGTAGGGGCAGAAGTGCTGACAGGTTCCAGCCGAATGAAATCGGGTACGGCACAAAAGCTGGTGCTGAATATGCTTACTACTGCGTCTATGATTTTAATTGGCAAATGCTACCAAAATTTAATGGTGGATGTGCAAGCCACCAATGAAAAATTAAAGGCTCGAGCTATCCGTATTGTTATGCAAGCGACTGAATGCGAACAAGAAGTGGCTGAAAGTACGCTAAAATTGGCAGAAAATAACGCTAAATTAGCAATTATGATGATTTTAGGTAATTTAGATAAGCAAGAAGCCGAAAGGTTATTAGCACAAAATCAAGGAAGGTTGCAAAAAGCACTTGCTGTTTGA
- a CDS encoding ATP-binding protein, which translates to MQVKKFSQKYVNWVLRLGRLKATILGFFVVAISAILIQSALTYLFIGQIVVMDILRSIAFGLISAPFVLYFFTLLVEKLERSRLKLEKVVLDLEELREQDAYLNAKLEKNNRDKTILMATISHELRTPLNGIIGLSQILLDDEPNEKQHEYLKTINMSATALAHIFGDIIDLEKIDSSRIELFRKEVEFQQLINDIANFAEFMAGEKNIHFELNYPPNLPKYIYIDHARLNQILWNLISNAVKFTSTSGRISLEICQLGNEQFSFSLTDSGIGIPEKDQRKIFDMFYQAENSKEKKAQGSGIGLSVAKRIAKLMGGDLVVASKEHQGSTFTLTVHADSAETKPTLEIQNHALKVLLVEDIEMNVVIARVMLQKFGCDVDVAMSGEEAFELFEQHSYDLILLDIQLPDISGFEIAQTLRNRYENEEIDYLPILIALTANVIQTKKDYRMQGMDDVLRKPLSLEELANCLNHYFDHSFMQDSDEKRPLVSDENPNLCYSTRILKELIEVMGKEAVLANMELFANLMPTYQENLRRYIADWKMAPSAEYRKLAAEEAHKIKGALASVGLHKLQQVAQLAQNDNGDMWEAHIEKWAEQIYAQWQADLQEAKEFVSSH; encoded by the coding sequence ATGCAAGTTAAAAAATTTAGTCAAAAATATGTGAACTGGGTACTCAGATTAGGCCGGCTGAAAGCGACTATTTTGGGCTTTTTTGTAGTGGCAATTTCTGCCATTTTAATTCAAAGTGCGCTAACTTATTTGTTTATTGGGCAAATTGTGGTGATGGATATTTTACGTTCTATTGCTTTTGGTTTGATTTCTGCTCCATTTGTGTTGTATTTCTTTACCTTGTTGGTGGAGAAATTAGAGCGCTCACGCTTGAAGCTGGAAAAGGTTGTGCTTGATTTAGAAGAACTTCGCGAGCAGGATGCCTATTTGAATGCGAAATTAGAAAAAAATAACCGTGATAAAACCATTTTAATGGCGACTATTAGCCACGAGTTACGCACACCGCTTAACGGGATTATCGGCTTAAGTCAAATTCTGCTTGATGATGAGCCAAACGAAAAACAGCATGAATATCTAAAAACCATTAATATGAGTGCGACCGCACTTGCCCATATTTTTGGCGATATTATTGATTTGGAAAAAATAGACAGCAGCCGGATTGAGCTTTTCCGCAAAGAGGTGGAATTTCAACAGCTGATTAACGATATTGCTAACTTTGCCGAGTTTATGGCGGGGGAGAAAAATATTCATTTTGAGCTGAATTATCCACCGAATTTACCGAAATATATCTACATCGACCACGCACGTCTTAACCAAATTCTTTGGAATTTAATCAGTAATGCGGTGAAATTCACCTCAACAAGCGGTCGAATTTCGTTAGAAATTTGCCAATTAGGCAACGAGCAGTTTAGTTTTAGTTTAACTGATTCTGGCATTGGTATTCCTGAAAAAGATCAACGCAAAATTTTTGATATGTTCTATCAGGCGGAAAACTCTAAAGAGAAAAAGGCTCAAGGCAGTGGCATTGGGTTGTCGGTTGCTAAGCGGATCGCGAAATTAATGGGGGGTGATTTAGTTGTGGCTAGTAAAGAGCATCAAGGTTCAACTTTCACTCTAACCGTTCATGCAGATAGCGCAGAAACTAAGCCAACTTTGGAAATTCAAAACCATGCCTTGAAGGTATTGTTGGTTGAAGATATTGAAATGAATGTGGTGATCGCAAGAGTAATGTTGCAAAAGTTTGGCTGTGATGTGGATGTGGCGATGAGTGGTGAAGAAGCCTTTGAACTATTTGAGCAACACAGTTATGATCTGATTTTATTAGATATTCAACTGCCTGATATCAGTGGATTTGAGATAGCTCAAACTCTTAGAAATCGCTATGAAAATGAAGAAATTGATTATTTACCGATCTTAATTGCCTTGACTGCCAACGTGATTCAAACCAAAAAAGATTATCGAATGCAGGGAATGGACGATGTGCTACGCAAACCGCTCTCTTTGGAAGAGTTGGCAAATTGTTTGAATCACTATTTTGATCATAGCTTTATGCAAGATTCTGATGAAAAACGACCGCTTGTAAGCGATGAAAATCCCAATTTATGTTATAGCACCCGAATATTAAAGGAGTTAATCGAGGTGATGGGCAAGGAGGCTGTGCTGGCAAATATGGAGCTGTTTGCTAACCTAATGCCAACCTATCAGGAAAATTTACGTCGTTATATTGCAGATTGGAAGATGGCACCTTCAGCCGAATATCGTAAATTAGCTGCTGAAGAAGCTCATAAAATCAAAGGTGCGTTAGCTTCGGTTGGTTTGCATAAACTACAACAAGTAGCACAGCTGGCTCAAAACGATAATGGAGATATGTGGGAAGCTCATATTGAGAAATGGGCAGAGCAAATTTATGCACAATGGCAAGCAGATTTGCAAGAAGCGAAAGAGTTTGTGAGTAGTCACTAA
- the prmB gene encoding 50S ribosomal protein L3 N(5)-glutamine methyltransferase: MFKYNTELLDEISSLPVADDLATIQDMMRWIYSYFNASDLYYGHGYDNAWDEAQQLVLAAVHLPIDVPEALYSSRLTQVEKERIINLVFERLGSRKPVAYLTNSAWFCGAEYYVDERVIVPRSPIGELIKKGFKGIIKNEPHRILDMCTGSGCIAIACAERFPEAEVDAVDLSLDALDVAQINIERHQVSHRVFPISSDLFNDIPQDKYDLIVTNPPYVDAEDLGDMPQEFHHEPELALGSGADGLDITKRILAEAADYLNDNGLLVCEVGNSMVHLIEQFPTVPFNWLEFEHGGLGVFSLTKEELIKYRHLFA, translated from the coding sequence ATGTTTAAATACAATACTGAACTTCTTGATGAAATTTCTTCTCTACCGGTAGCTGATGATTTAGCTACTATTCAAGATATGATGCGCTGGATCTATAGCTATTTTAATGCTTCCGATCTCTATTATGGACACGGTTACGATAACGCTTGGGATGAAGCTCAACAGCTTGTGCTTGCTGCTGTTCATTTGCCTATTGATGTGCCTGAAGCACTCTACTCCTCTCGCTTAACCCAAGTAGAAAAAGAACGCATAATTAACTTAGTATTTGAACGTTTAGGATCTCGCAAACCGGTTGCTTATTTAACCAATTCTGCCTGGTTCTGTGGTGCTGAATATTATGTGGATGAGCGTGTGATTGTGCCACGCTCACCAATTGGTGAACTGATTAAAAAAGGCTTTAAAGGCATTATTAAAAATGAACCGCACCGTATTTTAGATATGTGTACCGGCAGCGGCTGTATTGCGATTGCCTGTGCAGAGCGGTTTCCTGAGGCAGAGGTTGATGCAGTAGATTTATCCCTTGATGCCTTAGATGTTGCTCAAATCAATATTGAACGTCACCAAGTTTCACATCGAGTATTCCCAATTAGCTCTGATTTATTTAACGATATTCCGCAAGATAAATACGATCTAATTGTTACCAACCCTCCTTATGTGGATGCTGAAGATTTAGGCGATATGCCTCAAGAATTCCACCATGAGCCGGAATTAGCATTGGGTTCCGGGGCAGATGGTTTGGATATAACCAAACGAATTCTTGCCGAAGCGGCTGATTATCTAAACGATAACGGTCTGCTTGTGTGTGAAGTAGGTAACAGTATGGTGCATTTAATCGAACAATTTCCAACTGTGCCGTTTAATTGGCTTGAATTTGAACATGGTGGATTAGGGGTGTTTAGTTTAACTAAAGAAGAGTTAATAAAATATCGACATTTATTTGCTTAA
- a CDS encoding EamA/RhaT family transporter — protein sequence MLQLVFAILCSVTVGVLIKFARQRGIRIDQSIAVNYIITTTLTFLLLKPDFQGQSITDIMANNPSAYIFVILSITLPTIFLVQAKALEFAGIIRTDAAQRLSLFLPILAAFTIFGEQVTHNKLIALLLAFIALGCLLWKGNQGMEKGGKIAIISLALVWVGYGVNDILFKQIAKSGSAFPVTLAIAFIGAGCFMFIYLLLKRTQWHIPSVLTGLLLGVLNFGNILFYIQAHQAMKDDPTLVFTGMNLGVICLGTFVGAFFFKEKIHRVNYLGVAIAIIAIICLFYWR from the coding sequence ATGTTACAACTTGTTTTCGCTATTTTATGTAGCGTAACTGTCGGTGTGTTGATTAAATTTGCCCGTCAAAGAGGGATTAGGATTGACCAAAGTATTGCGGTAAATTATATCATCACAACAACCCTTACTTTTTTACTACTCAAGCCCGATTTTCAAGGACAATCAATTACAGATATTATGGCGAATAACCCCTCTGCCTATATTTTTGTGATTTTAAGTATTACTTTGCCGACTATTTTCTTGGTGCAAGCAAAAGCTTTAGAATTTGCGGGTATTATCCGTACTGATGCGGCACAACGTTTATCATTATTCTTACCGATTTTGGCTGCTTTTACCATTTTTGGCGAACAAGTTACCCACAATAAATTAATTGCGTTACTATTAGCCTTTATTGCCTTAGGCTGCTTATTATGGAAGGGTAATCAAGGCATGGAAAAAGGCGGTAAAATTGCGATTATCAGCCTTGCTCTGGTTTGGGTTGGCTATGGTGTGAACGATATTTTATTTAAACAAATAGCAAAATCAGGATCAGCGTTTCCGGTTACATTAGCGATTGCCTTTATCGGGGCCGGCTGCTTTATGTTTATCTATTTACTGCTAAAACGCACCCAATGGCATATTCCAAGTGTATTAACCGGGTTACTTTTAGGTGTATTGAATTTCGGTAATATTTTATTCTACATTCAAGCTCACCAAGCGATGAAAGACGATCCAACTCTGGTCTTTACCGGCATGAATCTCGGTGTTATCTGTTTAGGGACTTTTGTTGGTGCATTTTTCTTTAAAGAGAAAATCCACCGTGTGAATTACCTCGGGGTAGCGATTGCGATTATTGCCATTATCTGTCTATTCTATTGGCGTTAA
- the smrB gene encoding endonuclease SmrB, with protein sequence MLDDEFALFREAAKGTKKIKQDTFVPKSEPRKKLNELRELKEKADTEFYFSDEYEPLLKEENEKVKYLREDIDPYILKQLRRGDFQPELFLDLHGLSREKAKKELAALILACEREKVYCASIMTGFGTRTLKDQIPRWLVQHPKIIALHQAPKEWGGDAAILILIEQPENPEKMFGR encoded by the coding sequence ATGCTAGATGATGAATTTGCTTTATTTAGAGAAGCAGCAAAAGGCACAAAAAAAATCAAACAAGATACCTTTGTGCCGAAAAGCGAGCCTCGCAAAAAATTAAATGAGTTAAGAGAGCTGAAAGAAAAAGCCGATACTGAATTTTATTTTTCTGATGAATACGAACCACTGTTAAAAGAGGAAAATGAGAAAGTCAAATATCTGCGTGAAGATATAGATCCTTATATCCTTAAACAGCTTCGTCGAGGCGATTTCCAACCGGAACTGTTTTTAGATTTACACGGTTTGAGCCGAGAAAAAGCGAAGAAAGAATTGGCTGCTTTGATTTTAGCCTGTGAGCGAGAGAAAGTTTATTGTGCTAGCATTATGACCGGCTTTGGTACACGTACGCTAAAAGATCAAATTCCTCGTTGGTTAGTGCAGCATCCAAAAATTATTGCCTTACACCAAGCCCCGAAAGAGTGGGGCGGAGATGCTGCCATTCTTATTTTGATAGAGCAGCCAGAAAATCCGGAAAAAATGTTTGGACGGTAA
- the queF gene encoding NADPH-dependent 7-cyano-7-deazaguanine reductase QueF (Catalyzes the NADPH-dependent reduction of 7-cyano-7-deazaguanine (preQ0) to 7-aminomethyl-7-deazaguanine (preQ1) in queuosine biosynthesis), which yields MNYNDKSLSALKLGQKTEYKSEYDPTLLQAVPRKLNRDGLGITETQPFNQGADIWTCYELSWLNPNGLPQVAIADVAIDFQSENLIESKSFKLYLNSFNQSKFDSIEAVEKTIQADLAHCASGQVSVKIYKLGHYTKQPIVDFEGDCIDEQDIQIDSYAFSTDYLENVASGEAVEETLVSHLLKSNCLITSQPDWGSVQICYQGKKLDREKLLRYLVSFREHNEFHEQCVERIFCDLMQFAQPEKLTVYARYTRRGGLDINPFRSNFEEVPENFRMARQ from the coding sequence ATGAACTACAACGACAAATCCCTTTCTGCCTTAAAACTAGGGCAAAAAACAGAATATAAAAGCGAATATGATCCAACTTTACTACAAGCAGTACCTCGCAAACTCAATCGTGACGGTTTAGGTATTACTGAAACTCAGCCCTTTAATCAAGGTGCTGATATTTGGACTTGCTACGAACTTTCTTGGTTGAACCCAAACGGTTTACCTCAGGTGGCGATTGCTGATGTAGCGATCGATTTTCAAAGTGAAAACTTAATTGAATCGAAAAGCTTTAAGCTCTACTTAAATAGTTTTAATCAATCAAAATTTGATTCAATAGAAGCTGTAGAAAAGACTATCCAAGCTGATCTTGCTCATTGTGCAAGCGGTCAAGTTTCAGTAAAAATTTACAAATTAGGCCACTACACTAAGCAGCCGATAGTTGATTTTGAAGGTGACTGCATTGACGAGCAGGATATTCAAATTGATAGCTATGCCTTTTCTACCGATTATTTGGAAAATGTGGCAAGTGGTGAAGCGGTAGAAGAAACATTAGTTAGCCATTTGCTGAAATCAAACTGCTTAATTACTTCTCAACCGGACTGGGGCAGCGTACAAATTTGCTACCAAGGTAAAAAATTAGATCGTGAAAAACTGTTGCGTTATCTCGTTTCTTTCCGTGAACACAATGAATTTCACGAACAATGCGTAGAACGGATTTTTTGTGACCTAATGCAATTTGCTCAGCCTGAAAAGTTGACCGTTTACGCACGCTACACCAGACGAGGAGGATTAGATATTAATCCGTTCAGATCGAATTTTGAAGAAGTACCTGAAAACTTCAGAATGGCAAGGCAATGA
- a CDS encoding methylated-DNA--[protein]-cysteine S-methyltransferase has protein sequence MKSQIYYDYYQSPVGRLLLLAQAEGLIYIEFEQEQQTTSLQNFIKASTTSGAILEIFCKTHEILDRYFAGEKLNFSQLDFLHFIGTDFQKSVWTILRTIPYGQTTTYGEIAKQLGKPNAMRAVGGAVGRNPISILVPCHRVLGRNQSLTGFGGGLPNKRFLLKLEGISYKNQGIEFVKPKTKKW, from the coding sequence ATGAAATCACAAATTTACTATGACTACTATCAAAGCCCTGTGGGTAGATTGCTTTTGCTTGCTCAAGCAGAAGGTTTAATTTATATTGAATTTGAACAAGAGCAACAAACTACCTCGTTGCAAAACTTCATCAAGGCAAGTACTACAAGCGGTGCGATTTTAGAAATTTTTTGCAAAACTCACGAAATTTTAGACCGCTATTTTGCTGGAGAAAAACTTAATTTTAGCCAACTGGACTTTCTGCATTTTATCGGCACCGATTTTCAAAAATCAGTGTGGACAATCTTGCGAACTATTCCCTACGGGCAAACCACCACTTATGGTGAAATTGCCAAACAACTCGGAAAGCCTAACGCAATGCGTGCTGTAGGTGGTGCGGTTGGGCGTAACCCAATATCCATTTTAGTACCTTGCCACCGCGTGTTAGGGAGAAATCAATCTCTAACCGGCTTTGGAGGAGGTCTGCCGAATAAGCGTTTCCTGCTTAAGTTGGAAGGAATTAGCTATAAAAATCAAGGAATTGAATTTGTGAAACCTAAAACAAAGAAGTGGTAA
- a CDS encoding alpha/beta hydrolase, whose amino-acid sequence MEKLFDINEQGFSVRCKLFYEKDLNAIDNVVVILHGFGSSKELKSNTKFGERLTSKYKGYAAIAFDFPCHGADARKKLSVTECQAYLQLVIDYVHNTLNVQNIYAYGTSFGGYLTLKYIAENSNPFRKIVLRSPAVQIYYSLMNRMSEEERQKLAKGKEILWGFDRQMKISKAFFDELEAGDIFQNDYLDVADNILILHGTEDEMVPLSVSQQFAENNVIELLPVEGADHAFSNPKLMDVAIGKIVEFLAP is encoded by the coding sequence ATGGAAAAATTATTCGATATTAACGAACAAGGGTTTAGTGTTCGTTGTAAATTATTTTATGAAAAAGACTTGAATGCCATTGATAATGTAGTGGTTATTCTACACGGTTTCGGCTCATCAAAAGAGTTAAAATCAAACACTAAATTCGGTGAGCGTTTAACTTCAAAATATAAAGGTTATGCGGCAATTGCCTTTGATTTCCCATGCCACGGAGCGGATGCCCGGAAAAAATTATCGGTGACGGAGTGTCAGGCTTATCTGCAACTTGTGATCGATTACGTACACAATACCCTCAATGTCCAAAATATCTATGCCTACGGCACCAGTTTCGGTGGCTATTTAACGTTAAAATATATCGCTGAGAACAGCAATCCGTTTCGTAAAATCGTGTTACGCTCTCCTGCAGTACAAATTTACTATTCATTGATGAACAGAATGAGTGAAGAGGAGCGTCAAAAGCTGGCAAAAGGTAAGGAAATTTTGTGGGGATTTGATCGCCAAATGAAAATCAGCAAAGCATTTTTTGATGAGTTGGAAGCAGGCGATATTTTCCAAAATGATTATCTGGATGTGGCAGATAACATTCTTATTTTGCACGGCACGGAAGATGAAATGGTGCCGTTAAGTGTTTCACAGCAATTTGCAGAAAATAATGTGATCGAATTACTGCCTGTTGAAGGCGCAGATCACGCTTTTTCTAACCCGAAATTAATGGATGTAGCGATTGGCAAAATTGTAGAATTTTTAGCACCATAA
- a CDS encoding subtype B tannase, whose protein sequence is MKLKALPIAILAATFATQTVAQTPTEKPSFYNQIESGYDLVFNDQNYRLVESEVKGEKIQFRAFEHIVYVAKPLEPEYQTINFYVPEAYFNNGEINGYKFDTAPIFLPNSIGGYMPAKAATYEQKGRNDEESAILFALSKGYVVASVGTRGRTLQKEGKFIGKAPAVIVDLKSAVRYLHANDEQMPGDANKIISNGTSAGGAVSALLGASADHFDYEPYFQEIGALKASDKIFAVSAYCPITNLENADIAYEWQFNGVNEYSRIDMSKLNSVQYNDRSKPLPKIEGTLNEEEIKFSNELAARFPTYLNSLHLTDEKGNSLTLDSQGKGTFKDYLADVMKKSANQAYAQLAENSEAQKAFQEINWLSFEKGKITDLDWFGYIFSAKRMKSPTAFDALNAGSAENNLFGSATENNRHFTLFGQENGTNKEANIAEPQIVKLMNPMYYLDNPNAAEHWRIRVGMEDRDTSHAISAILAIKLQMAGKNVSYETPWGIGHKGDYDLDELFQWADGIIKGKKE, encoded by the coding sequence ATGAAACTGAAAGCCTTACCCATCGCCATTTTGGCGGCTACTTTTGCTACTCAAACTGTTGCGCAAACACCGACCGAAAAGCCATCTTTTTATAACCAAATCGAATCAGGTTATGATTTAGTGTTTAACGATCAAAACTATCGCTTGGTTGAGTCTGAAGTTAAAGGTGAGAAAATTCAGTTCCGTGCCTTTGAGCATATTGTATATGTGGCTAAACCGCTTGAGCCGGAATATCAAACCATTAACTTTTATGTTCCGGAGGCCTATTTTAACAATGGTGAAATTAATGGCTATAAGTTTGATACAGCCCCGATTTTCTTACCCAATTCTATAGGCGGTTATATGCCGGCAAAAGCGGCAACTTATGAACAGAAAGGGCGTAATGATGAGGAGAGTGCGATTTTGTTTGCGCTGTCTAAGGGGTATGTAGTTGCTAGTGTAGGGACAAGAGGGCGTACATTGCAGAAAGAGGGGAAATTCATTGGTAAAGCACCGGCTGTAATTGTGGATTTAAAATCAGCGGTACGTTATTTGCACGCCAATGATGAGCAAATGCCGGGTGATGCCAATAAAATTATTTCAAACGGCACCAGTGCCGGTGGAGCCGTGTCGGCTTTATTAGGGGCTTCAGCGGATCATTTCGATTATGAGCCTTATTTCCAAGAAATCGGGGCGTTAAAGGCAAGCGATAAAATTTTTGCTGTATCTGCGTATTGCCCGATTACCAATCTTGAAAATGCGGATATTGCCTATGAGTGGCAATTTAACGGCGTAAATGAGTACAGCCGGATTGATATGAGCAAGTTGAATTCAGTGCAATACAATGATCGTTCAAAACCACTGCCGAAAATAGAAGGTACGTTGAATGAAGAGGAGATTAAATTCTCCAATGAATTGGCAGCACGTTTCCCAACTTATTTAAACAGCTTGCATTTAACCGATGAAAAGGGTAATTCGCTTACTTTGGATTCACAGGGGAAAGGCACGTTTAAGGATTATTTAGCGGATGTAATGAAGAAATCTGCAAATCAGGCTTATGCGCAATTAGCAGAAAACAGTGAAGCACAGAAAGCCTTTCAGGAAATCAATTGGTTATCTTTTGAAAAAGGAAAAATCACTGATTTGGATTGGTTCGGCTATATTTTTTCGGCAAAACGTATGAAATCCCCTACTGCATTTGATGCGTTAAATGCCGGTTCAGCGGAAAATAATTTATTTGGTTCGGCAACGGAAAATAACCGCCATTTCACCTTATTTGGGCAGGAAAACGGGACGAATAAAGAGGCGAATATTGCCGAACCACAAATTGTAAAGCTCATGAACCCAATGTACTATCTGGATAATCCAAATGCAGCAGAGCATTGGCGCATTCGTGTTGGAATGGAAGACAGGGATACTTCCCACGCCATTTCTGCCATTTTAGCAATTAAATTACAAATGGCAGGTAAAAATGTGAGTTATGAAACTCCGTGGGGCATAGGGCATAAAGGTGATTATGATTTAGACGAGCTGTTCCAATGGGCAGATGGAATTATCAAAGGCAAAAAAGAGTAG
- a CDS encoding anhydro-N-acetylmuramic acid kinase, whose product MMKDYYIGVMSGTSLDGVDIALIDFAKNPPKMTACDFIPMPEALRADISTLLKTGEMSLQKLGEIDHRLGLLYAESINAFLAKNQLKAEDITAIGCHGQTVWHSPNSDYPFTTQIGDMNLVVAQTGITTIADFRRKDMAFGGQGAPLVPAFHQAIFGSSNCLTVVLNIGGISNISVLNPHQPTIGYDVGAGNTLMDSWIEKHQGKRYDKNGEWAMSGEVDESLLAELLNEPFFAKAPPKSTGRELFNLSWLAKKLQNFTACKPEDVQRTLAEFTAQSIANELVRLENTLPCLLLVCGGGARNPLLMARLSALLPSWNVTTTNDYDLDIDYVEAAAFAWLAYQRIHNLPSNMPSVTGAKQAVSLGVIYPAE is encoded by the coding sequence ATGATGAAAGATTACTATATCGGTGTAATGTCCGGCACAAGTCTTGATGGGGTTGATATTGCCTTAATCGATTTTGCAAAAAATCCACCAAAAATGACCGCTTGTGATTTCATCCCAATGCCTGAAGCGTTACGTGCGGATATTTCAACCTTACTGAAAACAGGTGAAATGAGCCTGCAAAAGTTAGGCGAGATCGATCACCGCTTGGGCTTGCTTTATGCGGAGAGTATCAACGCTTTTTTAGCGAAAAATCAGCTCAAAGCGGAAGATATTACTGCCATTGGCTGTCACGGACAAACGGTCTGGCATTCGCCAAATTCCGATTATCCATTTACTACCCAAATTGGCGATATGAATCTAGTTGTCGCTCAAACAGGCATTACCACTATTGCCGATTTTCGCCGAAAAGATATGGCGTTTGGCGGGCAAGGGGCACCACTTGTGCCGGCATTTCACCAAGCAATTTTCGGCTCTTCAAACTGTTTAACGGTAGTGCTGAACATTGGGGGCATCAGCAATATTTCGGTGCTAAACCCTCATCAACCTACTATTGGTTATGATGTGGGGGCAGGTAATACGCTGATGGATAGTTGGATAGAAAAACATCAAGGCAAAAGATATGATAAAAACGGTGAATGGGCGATGAGTGGCGAGGTGGATGAATCTCTGCTTGCGGAATTACTAAATGAGCCGTTTTTTGCTAAAGCACCGCCGAAAAGCACTGGGCGAGAGCTGTTTAATTTGAGCTGGCTTGCAAAAAAATTACAAAATTTTACCGCTTGTAAGCCCGAAGATGTGCAACGCACCTTAGCTGAATTTACCGCACAAAGCATTGCGAATGAATTAGTTAGATTAGAAAATACACTGCCTTGCTTGCTGTTAGTCTGTGGGGGCGGAGCAAGAAACCCGTTATTAATGGCACGTTTATCCGCCTTACTGCCAAGCTGGAACGTGACAACAACAAATGACTACGACTTAGATATTGATTATGTAGAAGCAGCTGCATTTGCTTGGCTTGCTTATCAACGTATACACAATTTGCCTAGCAATATGCCAAGCGTGACAGGGGCAAAACAGGCGGTTAGCTTAGGCGTGATTTATCCTGCCGAATAA